The following coding sequences are from one Chloroflexota bacterium window:
- a CDS encoding glycosyltransferase family 4 protein, producing MRVACIHPFLFRLPRGIERYTFNLANTLTRRDIQVDLLTWRWQTPIRINGLDSRVRVSEFPTSRYYAAQAIVPFYVWDLLTHRYDFVWIFFAGFGEVEALTLVRQQKFGIVFHYPYSQVPHRYREFQRFGLAQRAEKIVSVSRFVAEGVREALGRDSVVIHHGVDAERFAPNLKMRKQVRQSLNLPPDENLLVTAAALEERKGVQWVIRAIPHVLREFPLTTYLVLGDGAYRAELELLARELGVSERVRFLGVQSEVAPFFQAADLSLILSRGEASSLTALESLGCGTPVIAAQRPPFDELLSPEYGLMVNEEDNRQVAAMIASLLNDPTRRQKMGGAGRARILTDFTWERVGEQYLQLMAPG from the coding sequence ATGCGTGTCGCTTGTATCCATCCCTTTCTCTTTCGTCTCCCGCGTGGTATCGAGCGATACACTTTTAATTTGGCAAACACCTTGACACGGCGCGACATCCAAGTTGATCTGCTCACTTGGCGCTGGCAAACGCCAATACGGATTAATGGGCTTGATTCGCGTGTGCGGGTATCCGAGTTTCCTACCTCGCGCTATTACGCGGCACAAGCAATTGTTCCGTTTTATGTTTGGGATTTGCTAACACACAGGTATGATTTTGTCTGGATTTTCTTTGCCGGGTTCGGTGAAGTGGAAGCATTGACTTTGGTTCGGCAGCAAAAGTTTGGGATTGTTTTCCATTATCCATACTCCCAGGTACCTCACCGCTATCGTGAGTTTCAACGGTTTGGGTTGGCGCAACGCGCTGAAAAAATAGTGTCAGTCAGCCGTTTTGTTGCCGAAGGTGTGCGCGAAGCATTGGGGCGGGACAGTGTAGTGATTCATCACGGTGTGGATGCAGAACGCTTTGCGCCCAATCTGAAAATGCGAAAACAAGTTCGGCAATCATTGAATTTGCCGCCAGATGAAAATTTGCTCGTTACCGCGGCAGCGTTGGAAGAACGTAAGGGTGTGCAATGGGTGATTCGCGCAATACCGCATGTTCTGCGCGAGTTCCCCTTGACAACCTACCTTGTATTGGGTGATGGAGCATACCGCGCGGAGTTAGAGCTACTAGCGCGCGAATTGGGTGTGTCGGAACGCGTGCGTTTTCTCGGAGTACAGTCGGAGGTTGCCCCGTTCTTTCAAGCAGCCGATCTTTCCCTGATTTTGTCGCGCGGAGAAGCGTCGTCGCTGACCGCGCTCGAATCATTAGGATGCGGTACGCCGGTGATTGCGGCACAACGCCCCCCGTTCGACGAATTGCTTAGTCCAGAGTATGGTTTGATGGTGAATGAAGAAGACAATCGCCAAGTCGCAGCGATGATTGCTAGCTTGTTGAACGATCCGACGCGGCGGCAGAAGATGGGCGGGGCAGGGCGCGCGCGGATTCTGACTGATTTTACCTGGGAGCGAGTAGGCGAGCAATATCTACAATTGATGGCACCGGGGTAA
- a CDS encoding glycosyltransferase family 4 protein yields the protein MKVLLVVSSYLPNLGGLQRVTSNLVHELQQRGHSITVLTQRYPRTLPTVEEIDGVCVRRSLFLTPRLRDLQKRRLDLFLASLFYFPTTLMPLIWRIACDKPKAVNLHFVGAPALFLVIAHALLHFRFVVSLHGDDVEGLARGTWFDRWVFRTTLRKADAVTACSRYLLDKAIAVEPNIASKARVAYNGMQIENTLSAAGGDDIFAAGRMVPKKGFDVLLRAIAQCRNEKQTVCLNLVGDGAERCALESLAYELGLADNVTFLGGKDHASVVLAMRASRCVVVPSREEPFGLVALEAMAAGKPVIATRVGGLPEVLDGADAILVKPDDPDALAQAIRQISDRLESEPQFGVRNREVAARFSVERMTDMYLATYT from the coding sequence ATGAAAGTTTTGTTAGTCGTTTCGAGTTATCTACCCAACCTCGGTGGCTTGCAAAGAGTTACATCGAATCTCGTCCACGAATTACAACAGCGTGGTCACTCAATCACAGTACTAACCCAGCGTTACCCACGCACGCTCCCGACCGTAGAAGAAATAGATGGCGTGTGTGTGCGGCGATCACTTTTCCTCACGCCCCGTTTGCGCGATTTGCAGAAAAGACGACTGGATTTATTTCTCGCGAGTCTCTTCTATTTTCCAACGACATTGATGCCCTTGATCTGGCGCATTGCGTGCGACAAGCCGAAGGCGGTGAACCTACATTTTGTTGGCGCTCCAGCATTATTCTTGGTCATCGCGCATGCATTGCTCCATTTTCGATTCGTCGTCTCTTTGCATGGTGATGATGTGGAAGGGCTAGCTCGCGGAACTTGGTTTGACCGTTGGGTATTCCGCACCACGCTGCGAAAAGCAGATGCGGTGACGGCTTGCTCACGCTATTTGCTTGATAAGGCAATCGCGGTCGAGCCTAACATAGCGAGCAAAGCGCGCGTGGCTTATAACGGTATGCAAATCGAGAATACGCTGTCGGCTGCAGGCGGCGATGACATCTTTGCGGCTGGGCGCATGGTGCCTAAAAAAGGGTTCGACGTTTTACTGCGCGCAATTGCTCAATGTCGGAACGAAAAACAAACCGTTTGCTTGAATCTTGTTGGTGATGGAGCAGAGCGATGTGCGCTAGAATCACTTGCGTATGAATTGGGATTGGCAGATAACGTGACGTTTCTCGGTGGCAAGGATCACGCATCGGTTGTGCTTGCGATGCGAGCAAGTCGGTGTGTCGTCGTGCCTTCGCGCGAAGAGCCGTTCGGCTTGGTTGCGCTTGAAGCGATGGCGGCAGGCAAACCTGTGATTGCGACGCGCGTAGGTGGATTGCCCGAAGTGTTGGACGGAGCAGATGCGATCCTGGTTAAGCCAGACGACCCCGATGCACTCGCCCAAGCCATTCGCCAAATATCAGATCGCTTGGAGAGCGAGCCTCAGTTCGGAGTACGCAACCGTGAGGTCGCCGCGCGATTTTCTGTTGAGCGAATGACTGACATGTATCTTGCGACGTATACGTAG
- a CDS encoding ATP-binding cassette domain-containing protein: MTTVISVENLSKYYNLGTIGTGTLSHDLNRWWARMCGKPDPLLKIGQQDHGNRNGEAIWALRDVSFEVKQGEVLGIIGRNGAGKSTLLKILSRVTAPTSGEVKVKGRIASLLEVGTGFHPELTGRENIFLNGAILGMSKREVSRKFDEIVAFAEVEKFIDTPVKRYSSGMYVRLAFAVAAHLEPEILLVDEVLAVGDAAFQKKCLGKMGDVAKEGRTVLFVSHSMGSVMSLSKKGMLLDQGKIKIFGDIDAVVDAYSGEATRDTFVEGRKVDTLAYIESVRFVGSRTIRSGQILTIEVCVFSNSLKALNISLDWRIKDSRGAPLIGGIPHVQFGQTNALAFGLNRFLIKIGPLPLAEGDYKLSFDVDLPWAEYLDRLEDCLEFSISSCVLGAAGQSFKNSWGHGSLIVPFQIDRSMGMRAEPNE, from the coding sequence ATGACAACAGTTATCTCCGTTGAAAACCTCAGCAAATATTACAACCTCGGCACCATCGGCACCGGCACGCTCTCGCATGACCTGAACCGCTGGTGGGCGCGAATGTGCGGCAAGCCAGACCCGTTGCTCAAGATCGGACAGCAAGATCACGGCAACCGCAACGGCGAGGCGATTTGGGCGTTGCGCGATGTGAGTTTCGAGGTCAAGCAAGGTGAGGTGCTTGGTATCATTGGACGCAACGGCGCAGGCAAAAGCACACTGCTGAAAATCTTGTCGCGCGTGACAGCGCCAACTTCAGGAGAGGTCAAGGTCAAGGGGCGCATTGCAAGTTTGCTTGAAGTCGGCACCGGGTTTCATCCCGAACTGACCGGGCGCGAGAACATTTTTCTGAACGGCGCGATCCTGGGAATGAGCAAGCGCGAAGTTTCACGAAAGTTTGACGAGATTGTGGCGTTCGCCGAAGTGGAAAAATTTATTGACACGCCGGTGAAACGTTATTCAAGCGGGATGTACGTGCGCTTGGCATTTGCAGTTGCCGCGCACTTGGAGCCGGAGATTTTGTTGGTGGATGAAGTGCTGGCGGTAGGCGATGCCGCGTTTCAGAAAAAGTGCCTAGGCAAGATGGGTGATGTGGCGAAGGAGGGGCGGACGGTGTTGTTTGTGAGCCATAGTATGGGCTCCGTTATGAGTTTGTCGAAGAAGGGAATGTTGTTGGACCAAGGGAAGATTAAGATCTTTGGTGACATTGATGCTGTAGTTGATGCCTATTCCGGTGAAGCGACTCGGGATACTTTTGTTGAAGGGCGAAAAGTGGACACGCTTGCTTATATCGAGTCAGTTCGTTTTGTTGGGTCAAGGACAATTCGATCAGGACAAATTCTTACAATCGAAGTTTGCGTTTTTTCCAATTCTCTCAAGGCGCTAAACATTAGTTTGGACTGGCGGATAAAAGATAGCCGAGGTGCGCCACTTATCGGAGGTATTCCTCATGTTCAATTTGGACAGACTAATGCTTTGGCTTTCGGGCTCAACCGATTTTTGATCAAGATTGGTCCGCTTCCGTTAGCAGAAGGAGATTACAAACTAAGTTTTGATGTTGATTTACCTTGGGCAGAGTATTTGGATCGTCTTGAGGACTGTTTAGAATTCTCAATCAGCAGTTGCGTGCTCGGGGCCGCTGGACAGTCCTTCAAGAATTCTTGGGGGCATGGGAGTTTGATCGTTCCTTTTCAGATCGACCGCTCAATGGGAATGAGAGCAGAACCAAATGAATGA
- a CDS encoding O-antigen ligase family protein produces MSSLIDSLRPTAWSRFLLVGFALIIAVMLGALVAIWGIGTRELVIFTLVVLTVIVVAIPSDRILRLGFALWIFTFGFGWRTIYLAPNLTIHPSEVLAVLLFFAIALQSLVYHQKVDFSIPPVMLLLVAWSVIGIVVGVMRGNPIDVVLHEFKIFFVAIPSYYVVKHLIASRRDWERAILLSILVAVYISGLGLMDVFAPDLTKRLQGESVETIRTTITGFDRAGFLFYGHVAAGLVVFTFFGVTVRQLVAVRSNGWIRLIWGSALMADLFAMYLSGFRGLWYAMVVFLIAYAFVQKRSWVLLVLAALAIPFLPSAFMQRFESLYNLQYADSSQFKRIDRVTAAFDLLKENPLLGVGWGGSGYVHSDLIQIGANLGILGLGLFSLWIVHLIWRMFQLTRQSGWIGESASGLFATFCGLAVIFAGEGVIVWAQLTVPIWFLFAMGYKLDELARSSVTPNFGGTLVAKQVNL; encoded by the coding sequence ATGTCTTCTTTGATTGATTCTCTTCGCCCTACGGCATGGTCGAGATTTTTGCTCGTTGGTTTTGCTTTGATCATTGCTGTTATGCTTGGTGCCCTGGTGGCGATCTGGGGTATAGGTACGCGCGAGTTAGTTATCTTTACCTTGGTCGTGCTTACCGTAATTGTTGTCGCAATTCCCAGTGACCGTATCTTGCGTTTGGGATTTGCGCTCTGGATATTCACTTTTGGGTTTGGTTGGCGGACAATATACCTCGCCCCTAATTTAACGATTCATCCTTCTGAGGTCCTTGCTGTTCTCTTGTTCTTTGCGATTGCCCTTCAGTCTCTTGTCTACCACCAGAAGGTGGATTTTTCTATCCCACCGGTCATGTTGCTCCTTGTCGCATGGAGTGTTATCGGAATTGTCGTTGGGGTGATGCGGGGTAATCCGATAGATGTCGTGCTCCACGAGTTCAAGATCTTTTTTGTTGCGATCCCGTCTTATTATGTGGTCAAGCATCTCATTGCCAGCCGTCGCGATTGGGAGCGTGCTATCCTTTTAAGCATCCTGGTGGCTGTGTATATCAGCGGCTTAGGGTTGATGGACGTGTTCGCCCCAGACTTGACTAAACGTCTTCAAGGTGAATCCGTAGAGACGATTCGCACTACCATCACTGGGTTTGATCGCGCGGGTTTCCTTTTCTACGGGCATGTCGCAGCGGGACTTGTCGTGTTTACTTTCTTCGGTGTGACTGTGCGTCAGTTGGTGGCGGTGCGCTCTAATGGATGGATACGATTGATTTGGGGGAGCGCCCTGATGGCTGATCTTTTCGCAATGTATCTTAGCGGGTTTCGCGGGTTGTGGTACGCTATGGTTGTTTTCCTTATAGCGTATGCCTTTGTTCAAAAACGTTCGTGGGTTTTATTGGTGCTTGCCGCATTGGCGATTCCTTTTCTTCCCTCTGCGTTTATGCAGCGGTTTGAATCTCTTTATAACCTGCAATATGCGGATTCCAGTCAGTTCAAGCGAATTGATCGTGTGACCGCGGCTTTCGATCTGCTGAAAGAGAATCCCCTTTTAGGTGTAGGATGGGGTGGAAGTGGCTATGTCCACAGTGACCTGATTCAGATTGGCGCAAACCTGGGTATCTTGGGGCTAGGACTGTTTTCGTTGTGGATAGTGCATCTCATCTGGCGAATGTTCCAATTGACCCGCCAGTCTGGGTGGATTGGAGAATCTGCGAGTGGGTTGTTTGCGACATTTTGTGGGTTAGCCGTAATTTTCGCCGGAGAAGGAGTGATTGTATGGGCGCAGTTGACAGTGCCGATATGGTTCTTGTTTGCGATGGGCTACAAGTTGGATGAATTGGCGCGCAGTTCTGTCACGCCGAATTTTGGTGGTACCCTTGTTGCGAAACAGGTAAATCTTTGA
- a CDS encoding glycosyltransferase has protein sequence MVLSLGASAGNPNAMTTCSVLICTYNRPEMLARCLTALIERTDEKPDQIVVVNGGDRRSDIVVENYIGKQGAQVELVKAENKNLAANRNVGLPYCIGDIIAMTDDDAEVFPDWVTRIKQVHCEHPEAGAVGGPVIGVNSESIIGRISDRVTFSSSPKASIVRTLPGVNVSYKKKVIALVGLQDEMFYLNCGEDVDYNWRVKKLGYEVYYDPTIRVFHQHRATLKAFLRQHYNYGRSYYLVRNKWPEMYCVYPHKLQRPKDFLKAINFVVAMFYEPFQYAVKMERVADKVLAMPVLLLNGLGWRGGMIRQKLSTRKVEQAN, from the coding sequence ATGGTATTATCTTTGGGCGCAAGTGCGGGGAATCCAAACGCGATGACGACTTGTTCGGTCTTGATCTGTACTTATAATCGCCCAGAGATGTTGGCGCGATGTCTGACCGCGTTGATTGAACGTACGGATGAAAAGCCTGACCAAATTGTTGTGGTGAATGGCGGCGACAGGCGTTCTGATATTGTTGTGGAAAATTATATAGGTAAACAGGGCGCACAAGTAGAACTAGTAAAGGCGGAAAACAAAAATCTTGCCGCCAATCGAAATGTTGGATTGCCATACTGCATAGGTGACATCATTGCCATGACTGATGATGATGCCGAAGTATTTCCTGACTGGGTGACTCGAATAAAGCAAGTTCATTGTGAACATCCTGAAGCAGGGGCTGTGGGCGGACCGGTAATTGGAGTAAATTCAGAATCAATTATTGGACGCATTTCGGACCGTGTGACTTTTTCTTCTTCTCCGAAGGCAAGCATAGTTCGCACATTACCTGGTGTGAATGTATCATACAAAAAGAAAGTGATCGCATTAGTTGGGCTGCAAGATGAAATGTTTTATCTCAATTGTGGTGAAGATGTGGATTACAATTGGCGCGTCAAAAAACTTGGATACGAGGTCTATTATGACCCTACGATCCGTGTCTTTCACCAGCACCGCGCAACTCTGAAAGCATTCCTCAGACAACATTACAACTATGGACGCTCCTATTATCTGGTGCGTAACAAATGGCCCGAAATGTATTGCGTCTATCCGCACAAGCTTCAGCGTCCCAAGGATTTTCTCAAGGCAATCAATTTTGTTGTGGCAATGTTCTACGAGCCATTTCAGTACGCGGTGAAGATGGAGCGCGTGGCGGATAAGGTGTTGGCGATGCCAGTTCTTTTGCTCAATGGTCTAGGTTGGCGCGGGGGAATGATAAGACAAAAACTGAGTACTCGAAAGGTTGAGCAAGCAAACTAA
- a CDS encoding polysaccharide deacetylase family protein produces the protein MGYSPLWSWLARRRLRILMYHSISDAPRDRWAVCPEMFAAQMQYLSESRYHVIPLAEAVRLLRTNGDLHRKIVLTFDDGLRDFLTNAAPILRNHNYPATLFIVTGYSGKTAQWSSVDKTQRLLSADELCAIKAMGFVLGSHTVTHPDLTSLDDTGLERELFESRDQIASFGETFIPFAYPGGAFTRRERDAVERAGYDCAVIVGGRWGNGSETDCYLLRREPMMASDTLSWFTRRVCGFYEWYYLWAQVRGIQTR, from the coding sequence ATGGGGTATTCTCCCTTGTGGTCGTGGCTTGCGCGTCGTCGCCTTCGCATCTTGATGTACCACAGTATCTCCGATGCCCCGCGCGACCGCTGGGCGGTTTGTCCCGAAATGTTTGCGGCGCAGATGCAGTATCTATCCGAATCGCGGTACCATGTCATTCCATTGGCAGAAGCGGTTCGTTTGTTACGGACGAACGGCGATTTACACCGCAAGATTGTGCTGACCTTCGATGATGGCTTGCGCGATTTTCTCACGAACGCCGCGCCGATTCTACGCAATCACAATTACCCCGCAACGCTTTTTATCGTGACGGGCTACTCGGGAAAAACGGCGCAGTGGAGTTCGGTGGACAAGACACAGCGTCTGTTGTCGGCGGATGAATTGTGCGCAATCAAGGCTATGGGTTTTGTGCTGGGTAGCCATACCGTGACGCATCCCGATCTCACTTCGCTTGATGACACGGGTTTGGAGCGTGAACTGTTTGAATCGCGCGACCAAATCGCATCCTTCGGTGAAACCTTTATCCCGTTTGCGTATCCCGGTGGCGCATTTACACGTCGTGAGCGTGATGCCGTTGAACGCGCGGGGTATGATTGTGCAGTGATCGTTGGTGGGCGATGGGGCAACGGTTCTGAAACGGATTGCTATTTGCTTAGACGCGAACCAATGATGGCATCGGATACGTTAAGTTGGTTCACCAGGCGTGTGTGTGGGTTTTACGAATGGTATTATCTTTGGGCGCAAGTGCGGGGAATCCAAACGCGATGA
- a CDS encoding glycosyltransferase family 2 protein, whose amino-acid sequence MSEIPVSLSVLLPTYNNEAIIRNCLESVRWADEILVVDSFSTDRTLEICREYGARIIQHEYLQSAKQKNWAIPQCAHEWVLQVDTDEQFEEGAQAEIHQVIANVKPDVHAFQFPRKNFIMGQWLQISNLYPDYQIRLFRRDIGRFEDKEVHAHVQVPGRVGMLRCHILHFGMPTISKQLGNIDRYSRYQADELKKRGKRFHWYHLLLRPFAVCVYYYVWKRGFIAGNRGLLIAAINMTFDFYAHAKLWELEQPKDSIR is encoded by the coding sequence TTGAGCGAGATTCCCGTGTCGCTTTCCGTCTTGCTTCCAACATACAACAATGAAGCGATCATCCGCAATTGCCTCGAATCGGTGAGATGGGCAGACGAAATCCTGGTTGTAGATTCTTTCAGCACGGACCGCACGTTGGAAATCTGTCGTGAGTACGGCGCACGCATCATTCAACACGAGTACCTTCAATCGGCGAAACAAAAAAATTGGGCGATTCCGCAATGCGCGCACGAATGGGTCTTGCAAGTGGATACCGACGAGCAATTTGAAGAAGGAGCGCAGGCAGAGATTCACCAGGTCATTGCGAATGTCAAGCCGGATGTCCATGCTTTTCAGTTTCCGCGCAAGAATTTTATCATGGGGCAATGGCTTCAAATTTCAAATCTGTATCCTGACTATCAGATTCGGTTGTTTCGGCGTGACATAGGACGATTTGAAGACAAAGAAGTGCATGCCCATGTCCAAGTGCCAGGACGAGTTGGGATGTTGCGGTGCCACATCCTTCATTTTGGTATGCCGACCATTAGTAAGCAATTGGGAAACATTGATCGTTATAGTCGCTACCAAGCGGACGAACTCAAAAAGCGCGGCAAACGATTTCACTGGTATCATTTGCTCTTGCGTCCTTTCGCCGTGTGTGTGTACTACTATGTGTGGAAGCGGGGTTTTATCGCCGGGAACCGCGGCTTGCTGATCGCGGCGATCAACATGACGTTTGACTTTTATGCTCACGCCAAGTTGTGGGAGTTGGAACAACCAAAGGATTCCATCCGATGA
- a CDS encoding glycosyltransferase family 39 protein: MSLYPLNRQHLYIAIGIGLVALSVRFAIVAFYPASSLAGGDPVAFWSFAQGIASGQGFHSTVEPWLADRPPLYSYFVAGVVLVFGENRLMVFVLQAIIGAIAASCFYLVTVRIMGTWRGYFAGILFALFPHFLLFTKQILTETIYIPLIVFLLASLILPNSFRSLFVWLSAGILIGLLALVRREAMLPVLVIFVCVAWLRLGVDRQRFTIAMLVTVLIAGLTVLPWLIRNQIVLGSPVLSSSSGYNFLVGNNPNAHGSYTPVPSNWASEFIGLGELERDRKAWELSTGWIRNSPIAFLQLLPAKVGALWGPAYNPVLDGSDLILIPFYMLGFIRLFKHRAGWRIVVSIAVPLILCNLLIGLVFVGGWRYRLAIYPGLLMLAAYGIPERWLAEAKLVLSAFVGVRRSAKIA, translated from the coding sequence ATGAGTTTGTATCCACTTAATCGCCAGCATTTATATATCGCAATTGGAATTGGGCTAGTTGCATTATCTGTTCGATTCGCTATTGTCGCGTTTTACCCCGCATCATCTTTGGCGGGCGGTGATCCGGTTGCCTTTTGGAGTTTTGCGCAGGGTATCGCTTCGGGGCAAGGATTCCACTCGACTGTCGAACCTTGGTTGGCAGATCGTCCGCCACTCTATTCGTATTTCGTGGCGGGAGTCGTTTTGGTATTTGGAGAAAACCGCTTGATGGTCTTTGTTTTGCAAGCCATCATCGGAGCGATAGCAGCGTCTTGCTTTTACCTTGTCACTGTGCGAATTATGGGAACATGGCGTGGTTATTTTGCTGGAATCTTGTTCGCGCTTTTTCCCCACTTTTTGCTTTTTACGAAACAAATTCTGACAGAGACGATCTATATTCCTTTGATTGTATTTCTCTTGGCATCCTTGATCTTGCCTAACTCGTTCCGTTCACTTTTCGTCTGGTTAAGCGCCGGTATTCTGATTGGATTGCTTGCGCTTGTTCGTCGCGAGGCGATGCTTCCCGTACTAGTCATATTCGTTTGCGTCGCCTGGTTGCGCTTGGGTGTAGATCGCCAGCGATTTACAATTGCCATGCTGGTTACGGTCTTGATAGCTGGCTTGACCGTATTGCCCTGGCTCATACGTAACCAGATTGTTTTGGGTTCTCCTGTGCTCAGTAGCAGTAGCGGATACAATTTTCTTGTAGGTAATAATCCGAACGCACATGGTTCCTATACGCCGGTTCCTTCTAATTGGGCGAGCGAGTTTATCGGTTTGGGTGAATTGGAACGTGATCGCAAGGCATGGGAGTTGTCTACCGGTTGGATCAGAAACAGTCCAATTGCCTTTCTTCAATTATTGCCTGCGAAGGTAGGTGCACTCTGGGGACCAGCGTACAACCCGGTGCTTGACGGGAGCGACCTTATCTTAATCCCGTTCTACATGCTCGGATTCATTCGCTTGTTCAAACATCGCGCGGGGTGGCGAATAGTTGTCTCAATTGCCGTGCCGCTCATTCTCTGCAATCTATTGATCGGTTTGGTTTTTGTCGGTGGTTGGCGTTACCGATTGGCTATCTATCCTGGGCTTTTGATGTTAGCCGCGTATGGAATACCTGAGCGATGGCTTGCCGAAGCCAAATTGGTCTTGTCCGCGTTTGTTGGCGTTCGGCGATCAGCCAAGATTGCCTGA
- a CDS encoding glycosyltransferase — MRIVYVAPFLGVPPDNGGAIRAYNLVRYLAQSHQVTVVTWASDQQEALSVWASKYLDRLIILPSLRRDSSSQDRATTLRRMLAFPSESFRHFPSKLLVSAVEQEFQRETQPDIIIFDTLYTGQAIRLRRWLVPTILSLYDVESNYSHQMYAKSGWRPYKFVYGLEWLKTWLYERQIVRSFQTIAVVSPQDAVAIQKMHPAAQVLYVPNGVDTHIRVPLSEMCGDAILFVGNFDYAPNVEGLWYFYEEIWQKIRAHVDARFLLVGRNPPRQFFEISQSDPSVEIAANVPDVRPYYAQARVCVVPLQSGEGTRLKILEAFNLGIPVVSTSIGCEGLDVVDGESLMIANDSDTFARNVIGLFQNRTQAEAMVAKARMLVENRYDWNTIGCNYQAELERLVN; from the coding sequence ATGAGAATTGTCTACGTTGCGCCCTTCCTGGGGGTGCCGCCGGACAATGGGGGCGCAATTCGCGCCTATAACCTCGTTCGTTATCTAGCACAGAGTCATCAAGTCACTGTAGTGACTTGGGCTTCCGATCAACAAGAGGCGTTGTCTGTATGGGCTAGCAAATATCTCGATCGCCTAATAATATTGCCCTCTCTGCGCCGAGATTCTTCTTCCCAAGATAGGGCTACCACATTGCGGCGTATGTTGGCTTTTCCATCTGAATCGTTTCGGCATTTTCCAAGCAAGCTACTAGTGTCAGCAGTTGAGCAGGAGTTCCAAAGAGAGACACAACCAGACATTATCATTTTTGATACGCTCTACACCGGGCAGGCGATTCGTTTGCGTCGGTGGCTTGTGCCGACAATACTTTCGCTTTACGATGTTGAATCAAACTACTCACACCAAATGTACGCTAAATCGGGTTGGCGACCGTACAAATTTGTTTACGGACTCGAATGGCTCAAGACATGGCTCTATGAGCGACAGATTGTACGTTCATTTCAAACCATAGCGGTTGTATCGCCGCAAGATGCGGTGGCGATTCAGAAAATGCATCCTGCCGCGCAAGTGCTATATGTGCCCAACGGAGTTGACACACACATAAGGGTTCCGCTTTCCGAAATGTGCGGTGATGCAATTCTTTTTGTCGGCAACTTTGACTATGCGCCGAATGTAGAAGGGCTATGGTACTTTTACGAGGAGATTTGGCAGAAAATCAGAGCACACGTTGACGCGCGGTTTCTTCTAGTAGGTCGTAATCCACCGCGTCAGTTTTTCGAAATATCACAAAGTGATCCATCGGTAGAGATAGCTGCGAATGTACCTGACGTGCGCCCCTATTATGCACAGGCGCGTGTGTGTGTAGTGCCGCTTCAAAGCGGCGAAGGGACGAGATTGAAAATACTCGAAGCATTCAATCTAGGGATTCCAGTTGTTTCAACTTCAATAGGTTGTGAGGGATTGGATGTGGTGGATGGCGAGTCCTTGATGATCGCTAATGATTCCGATACCTTTGCTCGCAATGTCATCGGATTATTCCAAAATCGCACTCAGGCGGAAGCAATGGTTGCGAAAGCGCGGATGCTGGTCGAGAATCGCTACGACTGGAATACTATCGGGTGTAATTACCAAGCGGAGTTGGAACGGTTGGTGAACTGA
- a CDS encoding class I SAM-dependent methyltransferase — translation MNESQYAEFGKGRFDTVSGSKLAQIKDDAGKSILDVGCGPGAYLKELAILGYEIAGVDRNKLFIEQALHVTDKVYLVDLDTEALSRFSDASFDTVLILDVLEHIQDDARLLQEAKRVCRRNVILTVPARIPNGMSEMHFVFSSYLDPSHLRYYSFSDMVNIMDKVAFDHYNIKSVMRFDPILYRIFPGYLRIALALINRVLLKISDPRLLTSIWYAVGWKS, via the coding sequence ATGAATGAATCGCAATATGCCGAGTTTGGGAAGGGGCGATTTGATACAGTTAGTGGAAGCAAGTTGGCGCAAATCAAGGATGACGCAGGAAAGTCTATTCTCGACGTGGGATGCGGTCCTGGCGCATATCTGAAAGAACTTGCAATCCTCGGCTATGAGATTGCGGGAGTGGACAGGAATAAATTGTTTATCGAACAGGCGCTTCATGTTACAGACAAAGTCTACCTGGTTGATCTAGATACGGAAGCACTATCGAGGTTCAGTGATGCAAGTTTTGATACTGTCTTGATATTGGACGTCCTCGAACATATCCAAGACGACGCCAGATTGCTTCAAGAAGCAAAAAGGGTCTGTCGCCGAAACGTAATTCTTACAGTGCCAGCACGAATACCTAATGGTATGTCCGAAATGCATTTCGTGTTTAGTTCTTATTTGGACCCATCGCATCTGCGTTACTATTCATTCTCAGACATGGTCAACATTATGGACAAGGTAGCTTTCGACCACTACAACATCAAGTCGGTGATGCGTTTTGATCCTATTCTATATCGGATATTTCCTGGCTATCTTCGTATTGCGCTCGCTCTAATCAATAGGGTGCTCTTGAAAATATCTGACCCTAGGTTGCTCACTTCTATATGGTATGCTGTGGGATGGAAATCCTAG